In a genomic window of Longimicrobium sp.:
- a CDS encoding helix-turn-helix domain-containing protein codes for MGGKDHVSGGFLSVDGEEILSSRQALQYLGLESLGYLHNLTSAGAIPVARKGNGRLIFKRADLDSYIAARRRDSVAVAA; via the coding sequence ATGGGGGGCAAGGATCACGTTTCGGGGGGCTTTCTGTCGGTAGACGGGGAAGAGATCCTGTCGAGTCGTCAGGCCCTGCAGTACCTCGGGCTGGAATCGCTCGGCTATCTCCACAATCTCACGAGCGCCGGGGCAATCCCCGTCGCACGGAAGGGGAATGGGCGGCTGATCTTCAAGCGTGCCGACCTTGACTCCTACATCGCGGCCCGGCGCCGTGACAGCGTGGCGGTGGCCGCATGA